In Leptospira montravelensis, the genomic window GGAAAACCTGTTGTTTTAATGGGATGTTTTCTTCGTGACTTAGAACTTTGTCGAAAACAAGGCCGAAAACTATATTGGAAAATGCAAAATTTGCTATGGAAAGATAGTAACAAAGTTCATTTTCTACTTTATCTAGATTTTCAAGAAACAAACAAATTAGTGGAAGATTATTTAGAAGAGTCCAAAACAAAACAATACGAAAGTATTCTTTTGGATCGCAAAGGTCATCTTGCAGTTGGTCTAACTAAAGGCGAATTTTACTTACGAATTTTTAACAAATCAGGCAAATTGATTTCATCTACCTCTCAGGAAAAAATGGATGAAAATCTGATTCAGGAAATATATGGTATTCTTAAAAAAGAAATATAACCTTCAAAAAACTCTATTCTTTACATTAGTATTTTTTTCTTTTACGAATTGTTTTCAAAAAAATCTAAACTACTATCAGTTCTGGAAAGGATACGATCACTTACAGCGCTCCATTAAATCTACTTCTAAAAATGAAATATTACTTTCTGCTTTAGCAGGTAGTCTTAGTGAAGAAAACGAAGCCCAATTACAAAGAACAGCCGAAGGTTACCCTTATCTTTCACTCTATGGAAACATAGACAACCAACAAAATTGGAATCTCCATTGGAATGAACCAGAACCACCTAAATATGATTATTTAGCAAAAGTTATATTCACTCCAAAACTTTGGGACGAAAGGGAAATCTATACGGTCGAAAGAAAAATCATTCACAAACTAAATGGTTATCAACCAAGAGACTTTTTTAAATGGTTAAATGATTTTGTTTTAGCTATCAATGATCACAACGCATATCAAACATTAAAGTCAAAATCACAAAACTTACAATTCCTATGTAATGCTATGCAGTGCCATGTTACCGAAAATGCAGAATGGCAAACTTTAGAATTCACTATCAATGAAGATACAAAAGCGAAATTTC contains:
- a CDS encoding TlpA family protein disulfide reductase → MPQFQMKDQYGQSYSESSVKGKPVVLMGCFLRDLELCRKQGRKLYWKMQNLLWKDSNKVHFLLYLDFQETNKLVEDYLEESKTKQYESILLDRKGHLAVGLTKGEFYLRIFNKSGKLISSTSQEKMDENLIQEIYGILKKEI